One Triticum urartu cultivar G1812 unplaced genomic scaffold, Tu2.1 TuUngrouped_contig_6687, whole genome shotgun sequence DNA window includes the following coding sequences:
- the LOC125530967 gene encoding uncharacterized protein LOC125530967 isoform X2: MPAAPYNSIRIRDGMQSLDRRRCVQLRSAATGDAHAMRPTDAQCSNALSLHKYVDRAFPERIAEILDPLMPPKEDQASASLRMQNYIIPLVSIGLMCTMDSPQDRPGMHDVCARVVAVKEAFVETLL, encoded by the coding sequence AATACGGGATGGGATGCAAAGTCTCGACAGGCGGCGATGTGTACAGCTTCGGAGTGCTGCTACTGGAGATGCTCACGCGATGCGACCTACGGATGCACAATGCAGCAACGCCCTCAGCCTGCACAAGTATGTCGATCGAGCCTTCCCCGAGAGGATCGCAGAGATTCTAGATCCCCTTATGCCACCCAAGGAGGACCAGGCGTCTGCTTCTCTGCGTATGCAAAACTACATTATACCTTTGGTCAGTATTGGCCTGATGTGTACCATGGATTCGCCGCAAGATAGACCAGGTATGCATGATGTCTGTGCCAGAGTTGTTGCCGTCAAAGAGGCATTTGTCGAGACCTTGTTGTGA
- the LOC125530967 gene encoding LRR receptor-like serine/threonine-protein kinase RGI5 isoform X1, which produces MAPQDFRTQPLIPPSYQSLFLLCTILIFLSSNTIIFSSAQATNKTEDDRQALLCFKAGISKDPAGVLGSWRNDSLNFCSWRGVNCSTTLPIRVVSIQFRSMKLTGTLSNCTADLTSLVQMDLTNNTLSGRIPEEMGGLRSLQTLLLAGNRLKEYGMGCKVSTGGDVYSFGVLLLEMLTRCDLRMHNAATPSACTSMSIEPSPRGSQRF; this is translated from the exons ATGGCTCCTCAAGATTTTCGCACCCAACCTCTGATTCCTCCGTCCTACCAATCACTCTTCCTTCTTTGCACCATCCTCATATTTCTATCCTCCAACACAATAATATTCTCATCAGCGCAGGCTACCAACAAAACAGAAGATGATCGGCAAGCCCTTCTCTGCTTCAAAGCTGGCATCTCCAAGGACCCTGCCGGTGTTCTTGGATCATGGCGCAATGACTCGCTTAACTTCTGCAGCTGGCGAGGGGTCAACTGCAGCACGACCCTCCCAATCCGTGTCGTGTCCATCCAATTCAGGTCTATGAAGCTCACAGGAACACTATCCAATTGCACAGCTGACCTTACTTCTCTAGTTCAAATGGACCTTACGAACAATACACTGTCCGGAAGGATACCTGAAGAGATGGGTGGGCTTCGGAGCCTCCAAACTCTGTTGCTTGCTGGCAACAGGCTTAAAG AATACGGGATGGGATGCAAAGTCTCGACAGGCGGCGATGTGTACAGCTTCGGAGTGCTGCTACTGGAGATGCTCACGCGATGCGACCTACGGATGCACAATGCAGCAACGCCCTCAGCCTGCACAAGTATGTCGATCGAGCCTTCCCCGAGAGGATCGCAGAGATTCTAG